ATAGGAGAAGGAGCAGTACGTATATACCACGCTTTATCTACATCGATCCAATGTCCCGTATCCAATGTTTTGGTAATGCTCTTTTGTGTTGTTATCGTACGGTTCTCCAGCCAAAGTACCAAACATCCGATATCATCAAAAAAATAGGTATCACCCTCCGGTGTGATAATCTGTGCATTATACTCCATTACTTCGATATCCATACTACACTCTGAACATTGATACTCTTTGGGCTTGATCACTATAGGTTCATAGGCCGTATTTCCTTTGAAGACATATCGTGCCCCCTGGTCAGTTCCTAAAGAGAGCAATAAAATGATAATAATAGCAATCACAATTACAATGGTAAGAAGATTGAGCATAAACGTTTTCATAAAAAAACTCCGTTCTTAAGATAATAGATACCGACATAGCTGCTGCATAGCAATACAAATAAAGTAAGCAATCCTATCGAAACTTTTTTTAGTTTCAGTGCATTTTTTCCAAATACTCCTTCAAGTACTACACTTTCTATAGCTAAAAACATACCCATAAAAAGAAGTCCCCAGAGAATATATCCTACATAAAAGTACTCTGCTTGAAGCATACAAAACGGACACCTGTGCGTAGGAAGTTCATAGATATAAGTACCAAAAAAATAAACGATACTATAGTAAGCAATAAGTCCGAAAAAGAGCATTACTGCTACCCGCATAACATAGCGTTGGGAATGAAGCATCAATACTGAAAGAATATAGAGTAGATAAAAAAGTATCAAAAGCTTCTTTATATCAAGACCAAAAGGAAGTGTATTCCCCCCAAGCTCCCCAAAAATGACTGAACAGCAACTCACCGGTTTGGTAGTTTCTATATGACTAAAGTATAAGATATCTAGTACTACCTCTACACTCAAAAGTATAAAGATCAAAAGAAAAAACCACGACTTAAGCTTCATATAGGGATAGCTCTTCTCTCCTAGATCAATGCGGTTCACCCTAAGCCATAGACCACTTACAAAAAGTATCATGATCTTTAAAACCAATAAAGGATCGCCATACCCATTCGCATCGATCACACCTGCTGCGCACATTGCTCCAGGTACTAAGACAGAAAGTGAATCAATAGTATAGGCAAAATAAGGAAGAAGAACTATTTTGAGGCCAAGTACAAAAAAGATAATACTCATCACCAGATAGGAACGGTTCTCTAATACAAACTGCTTCTCAGTAAAGTGATCAAAGTTCCATCCCTTCAAGATACCTACAGTAGCAATCGCTGCAATCAACAGCAAAATATAAAGCACTATCTCAGAGAGGAGATAGGTGATCACCTCGTTGCTTAGAAAGATCTCATTCACTGCTGCTTCCTATTGCCCCATCTTCCATATGTATGATACGGCTCTCAAAGGGCAATTTGTCAAAAAGCGGATCGTGTGTAGCCACAATAATCGTTTTTCCTGTTTCATGCAGTCTTTGAATCATTTCAATAAACTTAAGTGAGTTTTCCCTATCAAGGTTGGCCGTTGGCTCATCACAAAGAATGATCTTAGGGTCATGTACCAAAGCCCTTGCGATAGCACAACGCTGTTTCTCACCTCCTGAAAGCGAAGAGACATCCTGAGATGATTTATGCTGGATCAAGGCACGCTGCATAGCCTGCTCTGCCATCAAATGGATGGTAGGCATATCTAAACCACTGTTGATCAAAGGAATGATCACATTCTCTTCCACACTTAATGATTCTAACAGGTTAAAATGCTGAAACACCACTCCGATAATCTTTGCACGGTAAGCTGATGCATGCAGATCAGGCAGTTTAGAGATCAGTTCACCATCTACAACGATCTTCCCGCTACTTGGTCGGTCAAGCGCAGCAATAAGTGAAAGCAGTGTTGACTTCCCGCTCCCACTAATACCGCTTAGTATCACACATTCACCCTCTTTCACCTCAAGGTCAATAGACTTCAGTGCTGCAAAGAGCTCTTTACCCTCACCAAATGTTTTACTTACACCTTCAATCTTTATCATTGCATTGCCTCTTTAGGTGGGATCACAGCGATCCTCCATGCAGGGATCAGTACAGCTGTAAAAAAAGGTACCGCATAGAGTAAAAAGATAGATCCAAGTACACCAAACTCTATCGTCGGGATCAACCGTACTTCATTGGATAGATTTGCACCGCCCAAAAAGATCTCGATCAAAATTGGAGCTCCCAGGATAAAGACATAACCGTATGCGACTACTACACCTATGATAAAACTTGTAATGACAAGGATCAATGTCTCATAGAACTTCAACCTCAAAATATCTTTGATACTCCAGCCAACCGCTCTTAAAATACCTATCTCTTTTCGCTCGTTAGAGTAGACCATAGAGTATCTTTGGTATAAGATCAGCATAAAAGTAAGCAGTGAAATAATATAGAGAATTAAAAAAATACCCCCCTTGTAGTTATAGAGGTTCTCATACGCTTTTTGAATCTCCCTTTTCTCCACTACTCTCATATCATAGTCCAGTAGATGCAACTTACTTATGATATTGTCCCACTCTGCATCATTGGGAACATTAAAAGTAATATCCGTGACCTCATCTTCCCCCAATCCAAAAATCTCCCGTGCAAGCTCAATAGGCATAATAATCATATCATTGGTAAACAAATTCAGTGAGTTGGGCAAGACCTCATAAATCTTCACCTTTTTAAATACTCCATGAGGTGTCTTAAACGAAAAGCTGTCTGTATAGTAATGTGTTTGAAAAAAAGTTTTCACCCCCTTTCCTACGATCATACTGTCCGTACTGAAAAATTGCTTGAGATCGACATCTTTTAACAATACTTGCAATGCTTTTGCACTCTGTTCTTCAAAGAAATCAATACCGACAATCAAAAATGACTCTTCACCAGGTGCATAAAAGTAACGGCCGTGAACACGAGGTGTCACATCCGATACCCCCTCGATCTCAATGATCTTATCAACCCATGCAAGCGGTGTCTTTACAGATCTGCCTGCCTCGATTTTGTTTACTGTAAAATCTGCTTGTTTAGCAAGTGTATCCTGCAACGTATGCTGAAGAGATGTCGAGATAAAGAGTACCGAACTTACCAGTGTGACCATGATGACAGAAATCGACATAATACCCATGTGTTTGATCTTCTGTTTAAAAAGCAGCAGAGTAAGAAAATGTAAAAACGGATACTTATTCAGCATAGACAAAATCCATTCTATTCAGTGATTGCATTTGAGGAAAAACAGGATGCTCTATCTTTTCACCCAAAACGTTTGGTTCATAAAATGCAGTACTAAACGAAGGTGATGCGAGACCGGTTACTGCTACAACCTGAGAAAAAGCTTCTTTTTGCGATGTTCTATCTACACAGAGATAGTGACTGACTGTCAGAGTTGCCAACACAATCAAAAAACTTACCATCCATAAGAACTGCTTGATCAACTGCGTAAACCTCTTATTAAAGTCCATCCAATGCCATTACCATGGCATCAGTGATCTCATTAAAGTGTAATATCCTCTTTCCTTGGTGTTCACGACTAAATGTCTTTGCATCATCCAATGTAATAAATGGGATAAGTTCCCGTCCCATCGGTCCATACACGTTAGAATCATAAACATAAAATGCCGACTTCGCATCAATTGCTTCCAAGCTATAGTAATCAGTTACTTTCATCATAGTGATCCTATCACGTTCAAAAGGGAAATTACCATCAAAGATATAGTATTTCATCATATCTTTTACCCCATCGAAATAGTAAGTTTGTTCTTCATCATGAGTTATCAAAGCGGCCCACTTAGGATACTTAGCAACGAACATCCCGCAGACAGGGCACTTGGCACCCTGAGGTACATGGATATGTCCTTTTTGAGCCTTCATACTTCCGTCACTGATATAGTAGGCAACTGCTTCCAGTTGGCTCGGTGAAAGAGACGGACATGCCTGTGAATCCTTGATCTTTTGGATCAATAGGTCAATCGTGCCGGTAGCTGACGGCAGATTATCAATCTTACACATATTTTTGACAATCTTCTCACCCTTTTGGGTCAGTTTGATCACTTTAGCCTGACTGATATCATTGGCAAAAAGAGGAAGTAAAAGTATTATAAAAAATATAAAAATCGTTTTTTTCAAATGACACCTCTCAAGAGCGTAGGGGAACCCGATCTCTTGTTATTTAGGCAAAGTGTAGCATCTATCTGCTTTGAAGATAAAGCCCGATAGCCTGCAGCTGCTTAGGATTTAATTCTTCGCAGAGTTTATGAGTGAGGATAAATGCTTTAGCTTCAGCTATAGAGTCAAACTTTTCATCTGTCTTTTGACACTTGTTACTATAGAGTGTTTCCCCCATCTCACGCATTTCATCGCGCTTTTGGCTAACAATATTACAGTCATTTTGAAACTCTTCCTGCGCTTTTTGAAGTGCACCGTCAAAATCTGTCAGTTCCCCTCCATTGATTTTTGCAAAAGCTTCAGCGTCTGCTTTTTGAGCAAACGCATATTTACTGTTCATGCTCATCGTACCTTTTTGGCTGCTGCCGACAACATAATATGCCTTCTTTGCATCAATGAACGTTAAGCTGATGACATCCACTACTTTGATTTCTGAAAGCTTGAGCCCCTTTTGAACATCCTCAGCCAGACAGTGTATCGAACAATACTGTTTTACTTGACCGTTGATGGTAGCTGCATGATTGGTCTTATAAAACATAGGCAGGTTCATACCACAGTTCGGGCAAAATACTTTTGCATCTCCTGATTGAAGGAGTATTGCTTCAGAGGGTGATACACTCTGAAACATCTTCATCATCTTTTTAGGTTTTGATTCTTGCATCTTGCCTCCGCATTTACCTGCAGCGCACTTCATCTCTGCCTGTAAAAGACTTGCTAATGCCATCAGAGCCCATACCATGACTAAAACCTTTTTCATCTATACTCCTAGAATTTGTATTTTAGATTTGTATAGAAATAACGTCCGGGTTCATTCAGCAACATTACATCCCCACCGCCGTAAATCAAAGTTAGGTCTCGATAAGTATTTGATGTTGCATAAGTAGAGCCAAACACGTTATCCACACCTACAGTCAACTCAACATTGTTTCCAAATGTTTTCGTTCCTTTAAGGTTCAAGACACCATATGCATCAAGTTTCTGCTCGCCATTAATTGCATCATAGTGTACCCATGCATCCGATGCTATCACCTCAGCATTAAGTAAGAGGCTTGGATCTACTTCATAGTTCACTGCCAAGTTCATCTTGAATGGTGGAATTTCCGGAAGATCTTGATCCTCCTGTCCAACTATATTACCAGCATCCAGTTTTTTCCCGTTTTGCTTTGACATTCCGATATCAAAAGAGAGTGATTCTGTTGCGAAGTAGGTACCGCTGAGATCAAATCCCCAGATTCTTGCATCGATATTATCAAACGTTTTCTGTACTGAGTTATAAGCAATGAAATTTTTCAAATAACTGTAAAAGAACTTCGCTTTAACGACAGCATTTTCATATTTCTTTTCCAGACCCATGTCGATCTCATTGTTAGTAACCTTTTTCAGATCGAAATTACCGATTCTTAGACCACTTTTATCATAATAGTAGAGTTCTCTTCCATCCGGTACTCTGTTTCCTATACCTGCACCTACGAAATATTTTGTTGTTTCATTGGCATGATAAGTAGCAAGTATATTTCCACTTATACTGTTGTAACTTCTGTCAGGAACGCTTGTATTTGTATCTGCCGTAGTGATCTCAGTATTATCATATCTTAGCCCCATATCAATTTCGAATTGATCTACCGTCATCTTATCTTTAATGAAAATACCTGCATTTTCCGTATCTACGTCCCAAATACTATTATATTGGCTAGATAACGGCATATCATTCATATAATACTTCCCATCCCAATTTCTCAGACTATAATCAAGTCCTACTGCAAGTGCATGGTTTCCGAGTTCAAACTCATTTTTAAGTTTCGCACCCTGTACCTTTGTAGTCAGTGCATGTGTCATTACGCCCATCATCATAGAAGATTTTCTATACTCATTTGACATTGGGTGATCTACTTCGGTTTGGTAAAGGTTCAATGAAAGTTTTTTAGAATATTCTCCAAGATCTTTTGCAATATACTCTGCAGTATAGATATCACTGTCATCATAAATTGCATCCATTGGGGTATTCGGGTAAAGGATATTATCACTTCTGTTCGCTGTATAGCCTAATCTCAATTCCTGATTTTCAGCAATATCCCAAAAAAGTTTTGCCATCATTGTTTTTTTACTAAATGCATCCATGTCTCGCTGACTTGGAAGGTATGCCATACCTCCTGCAGTAGCGTGATCAGCGATGTAGTTATCTTGTTGTTCAGCAAAAGTATTACCGTCACCATCCTCATACTGGCCGCCTCTCTCTGTAGAAGCACTGAGCAAGAATCTGACATTTTCTACACCGCCGCTTACATTGAAGTAACCTTTTTTATAATCCCAGCTTCCTAAGTTCAATCCTACTTCACCTGTGAACTCTTTAGAAGGCTTTAGTGTACTAATCTTTACATCCGCACCTAAATTTCCAAAGTCTTCGACATTGAAAGGCCCTTCATTGATCTCGATATAATCTACATTGTTAGTAGCAATATGTGAAATAGGAGGGTCCATTCTGTTTGGACATGCACCACATACTTTTGCACCATCGATCAATACATTGATATTATCCTTCTTCATCCCTCTTACGATAATATCATTTGAGATACCACTTCTACGTACCAATGCAACACTTGGAGATGTCTTAAAAAGTGCGTCGGCCAAGTCAGCAGATTTGATCTCTTCCCCACTTACATCCTTGATCACTTCTGTGTCTACTTTTCCCTCGACTTCTATCTCATCTAACTCTACCGGTGCAGCTTGAAGAGCCATTGCAGTCAGTAGTGAAAGTCCCACAACCTTTTTCATTCCTTATACTCCTTATTTTCATAGCTTATAAGTAAAACAAAATAGTGTTAAATGTTTGTTAAATTCTCTTTGCGGTTGTTTCAGAAACCAGAAGTTTGTTACCTTGTAGCCTATCTGCTCAGTTTGTAGTGAAGTGTGACAGAAACTTGTTCAGGTAAAGAGATGGGTAT
This is a stretch of genomic DNA from Sulfurovum zhangzhouensis. It encodes these proteins:
- a CDS encoding ABC transporter ATP-binding protein produces the protein MIKIEGVSKTFGEGKELFAALKSIDLEVKEGECVILSGISGSGKSTLLSLIAALDRPSSGKIVVDGELISKLPDLHASAYRAKIIGVVFQHFNLLESLSVEENVIIPLINSGLDMPTIHLMAEQAMQRALIQHKSSQDVSSLSGGEKQRCAIARALVHDPKIILCDEPTANLDRENSLKFIEMIQRLHETGKTIIVATHDPLFDKLPFESRIIHMEDGAIGSSSE
- a CDS encoding ABC transporter permease, with translation MLNKYPFLHFLTLLLFKQKIKHMGIMSISVIMVTLVSSVLFISTSLQHTLQDTLAKQADFTVNKIEAGRSVKTPLAWVDKIIEIEGVSDVTPRVHGRYFYAPGEESFLIVGIDFFEEQSAKALQVLLKDVDLKQFFSTDSMIVGKGVKTFFQTHYYTDSFSFKTPHGVFKKVKIYEVLPNSLNLFTNDMIIMPIELAREIFGLGEDEVTDITFNVPNDAEWDNIISKLHLLDYDMRVVEKREIQKAYENLYNYKGGIFLILYIISLLTFMLILYQRYSMVYSNERKEIGILRAVGWSIKDILRLKFYETLILVITSFIIGVVVAYGYVFILGAPILIEIFLGGANLSNEVRLIPTIEFGVLGSIFLLYAVPFFTAVLIPAWRIAVIPPKEAMQ
- a CDS encoding nitrous oxide reductase accessory protein NosL, whose amino-acid sequence is MKKTIFIFFIILLLPLFANDISQAKVIKLTQKGEKIVKNMCKIDNLPSATGTIDLLIQKIKDSQACPSLSPSQLEAVAYYISDGSMKAQKGHIHVPQGAKCPVCGMFVAKYPKWAALITHDEEQTYYFDGVKDMMKYYIFDGNFPFERDRITMMKVTDYYSLEAIDAKSAFYVYDSNVYGPMGRELIPFITLDDAKTFSREHQGKRILHFNEITDAMVMALDGL
- a CDS encoding nitrous oxide reductase accessory protein NosL, coding for MKKVLVMVWALMALASLLQAEMKCAAGKCGGKMQESKPKKMMKMFQSVSPSEAILLQSGDAKVFCPNCGMNLPMFYKTNHAATINGQVKQYCSIHCLAEDVQKGLKLSEIKVVDVISLTFIDAKKAYYVVGSSQKGTMSMNSKYAFAQKADAEAFAKINGGELTDFDGALQKAQEEFQNDCNIVSQKRDEMREMGETLYSNKCQKTDEKFDSIAEAKAFILTHKLCEELNPKQLQAIGLYLQSR
- a CDS encoding TonB-dependent receptor encodes the protein MKKVVGLSLLTAMALQAAPVELDEIEVEGKVDTEVIKDVSGEEIKSADLADALFKTSPSVALVRRSGISNDIIVRGMKKDNINVLIDGAKVCGACPNRMDPPISHIATNNVDYIEINEGPFNVEDFGNLGADVKISTLKPSKEFTGEVGLNLGSWDYKKGYFNVSGGVENVRFLLSASTERGGQYEDGDGNTFAEQQDNYIADHATAGGMAYLPSQRDMDAFSKKTMMAKLFWDIAENQELRLGYTANRSDNILYPNTPMDAIYDDSDIYTAEYIAKDLGEYSKKLSLNLYQTEVDHPMSNEYRKSSMMMGVMTHALTTKVQGAKLKNEFELGNHALAVGLDYSLRNWDGKYYMNDMPLSSQYNSIWDVDTENAGIFIKDKMTVDQFEIDMGLRYDNTEITTADTNTSVPDRSYNSISGNILATYHANETTKYFVGAGIGNRVPDGRELYYYDKSGLRIGNFDLKKVTNNEIDMGLEKKYENAVVKAKFFYSYLKNFIAYNSVQKTFDNIDARIWGFDLSGTYFATESLSFDIGMSKQNGKKLDAGNIVGQEDQDLPEIPPFKMNLAVNYEVDPSLLLNAEVIASDAWVHYDAINGEQKLDAYGVLNLKGTKTFGNNVELTVGVDNVFGSTYATSNTYRDLTLIYGGGDVMLLNEPGRYFYTNLKYKF